Proteins encoded in a region of the Frondihabitans sp. 762G35 genome:
- a CDS encoding phosphocholine cytidylyltransferase family protein — protein MSTQIVILAAGMGTRLGRSLPKCLTELADGRTIMQQQMENIRQAFGADVKITVVVGYKYEHIVEAFPTASFVYNEQYDQTNTSKSLMRALKATGSSGVLWMNGDVVFDPAALQRALPYISSDQSFVSVNTAKVSDEEVKYTTDAEGFIDELSKQVKHGLGEAVGINFVSKADKAALTRQLGRVDNQDYFERGIELGIEQNGLRFVPVDISDLYAVEVDFAEDLERANLFV, from the coding sequence GTGAGCACCCAAATCGTGATCCTGGCCGCAGGCATGGGCACCCGTCTGGGGCGCTCGCTGCCCAAGTGCCTCACCGAGCTGGCCGACGGCCGGACCATCATGCAGCAGCAGATGGAGAACATCCGCCAGGCCTTCGGCGCTGACGTGAAGATCACCGTCGTCGTCGGCTACAAGTACGAGCACATCGTCGAAGCCTTCCCGACCGCGAGCTTCGTCTACAACGAGCAGTACGACCAGACCAACACGTCGAAGAGCCTCATGCGCGCTCTGAAGGCCACCGGCTCCAGCGGCGTCCTCTGGATGAACGGCGACGTCGTCTTCGACCCGGCCGCGCTCCAGCGCGCCCTCCCTTACATCTCGTCCGACCAGTCGTTCGTCTCCGTCAACACGGCGAAGGTCTCCGACGAGGAGGTCAAGTACACCACCGACGCGGAGGGCTTCATCGACGAGCTCTCCAAGCAGGTCAAGCACGGGCTCGGCGAGGCCGTCGGCATCAACTTCGTCTCGAAGGCCGACAAGGCCGCCCTCACGCGCCAGCTCGGCCGGGTCGACAACCAGGACTACTTCGAGCGCGGCATCGAGCTGGGTATCGAGCAGAATGGCCTACGCTTTGTGCCGGTGGACATCTCCGACCTCTACGCCGTCGAGGTCGACTTCGCCGAAGACCTCGAGCGGGCGAACCTCTTCGTCTGA
- a CDS encoding glycosyltransferase family 2 protein, whose amino-acid sequence MPTIGVVSLTQGRRPADLARSLTSLLAQEGVSLDVVCVGNGGDPGGLPEGVRPLVLPDNVGIPAGRNRGADAVAGEFVFFLDDDASLPSTTFLRDAVAVLDADPGIGLLQPRVTDPGGRGDPRRWIPRLNKGRADESSDVFSVWEGAVLLPRAVFDACGGWGEPYFYAHEGIELAWRVWAAGRRVRYDGRLVVNHPAIDPARHSQYYRLNARNRVWLAKRNLPLPLMPVYVGSWTLVQVLRWARRPERLRPWFEGFREGWARSPGGRRSMGWRTVWRMTRAGRPPVI is encoded by the coding sequence GTGCCGACGATCGGCGTCGTCAGCCTGACGCAGGGTCGACGGCCGGCCGACCTCGCCCGGAGTCTCACGAGCCTCCTGGCGCAGGAGGGCGTGAGTCTCGACGTGGTCTGCGTCGGGAACGGCGGCGATCCGGGAGGGCTGCCCGAGGGCGTCCGTCCGCTCGTGCTCCCCGACAACGTCGGTATCCCCGCGGGGCGCAATCGCGGTGCGGACGCGGTCGCGGGGGAGTTCGTCTTCTTCCTCGACGACGACGCCTCGCTTCCGTCGACGACGTTCCTCCGCGACGCCGTCGCCGTGCTCGATGCCGACCCCGGCATCGGGCTCCTGCAGCCGCGGGTCACCGACCCGGGGGGGCGCGGGGATCCGCGCCGCTGGATCCCTCGCCTGAACAAGGGACGTGCCGACGAGTCGAGCGACGTCTTCAGCGTCTGGGAGGGAGCGGTCCTCCTGCCCCGCGCCGTCTTCGACGCCTGCGGCGGCTGGGGCGAGCCGTACTTCTACGCGCACGAGGGCATCGAGCTCGCCTGGCGCGTCTGGGCCGCGGGGCGCAGGGTCCGCTACGACGGTCGTCTCGTGGTGAACCACCCGGCCATCGACCCCGCGCGTCACAGCCAGTACTACCGGCTCAACGCGCGCAACCGCGTCTGGTTGGCGAAGCGCAATCTGCCTCTGCCCCTGATGCCCGTCTACGTGGGGAGCTGGACGCTCGTCCAGGTGCTCCGCTGGGCGCGACGACCCGAGCGGCTCCGGCCCTGGTTCGAGGGATTCCGCGAGGGCTGGGCGCGGTCGCCGGGCGGTCGCCGTTCGATGGGGTGGCGCACGGTGTGGCGCATGACCCGCGCCGGACGCCCTCCGGTGATCTGA
- a CDS encoding glycosyltransferase family 2 protein: MSSDDTAPVGVSYVMPVLNEVEEIRSAVDSLIAQDYSGPFEVILALGPSVDGTNEVVAEMSLADPRIRSIPNPVGSTPAGLNVAILASRYPVTVRVDAHSVLPTDYTRIAVETLLESGADNVGGIMHAEGRTPFEKAVARAYGSRVGLGGTPHHVGGKEGPAETAYLGVFQRHRLVEVGLFDEDIKRGQDWELNRRLRSTGGTVWFTPRLTVTYRPRPSLKKLVRQFVATGIWRGELVRRFRFANSLRYLVPPVMVTGVALGLVAGLVGVVGAVAHSPLAWLLLGFAVPAVYVVFVVVATFASGRSDDARTRLWFLVVLPCIHFGWGIGFVVGFSKLAGNITAHVGR; this comes from the coding sequence ATGAGCTCTGACGACACCGCCCCCGTGGGTGTCTCCTACGTGATGCCGGTCCTCAACGAGGTCGAGGAGATCCGCTCGGCCGTCGACAGCCTGATCGCCCAGGACTACTCCGGGCCGTTCGAGGTCATCCTCGCCCTCGGGCCGAGCGTCGACGGGACGAACGAGGTCGTCGCGGAGATGTCGCTGGCCGATCCGCGGATCCGCAGCATCCCCAACCCGGTGGGCTCGACCCCCGCCGGTCTCAACGTGGCGATCCTGGCCTCGCGGTACCCCGTGACGGTCCGGGTCGACGCCCACTCGGTGCTGCCGACCGATTACACCAGGATCGCGGTCGAGACCCTCCTCGAGAGCGGGGCCGACAACGTCGGCGGCATCATGCACGCCGAGGGTCGCACCCCGTTCGAGAAGGCCGTCGCTCGCGCCTACGGGAGCCGAGTCGGGCTCGGCGGCACGCCGCACCACGTCGGCGGCAAGGAGGGCCCGGCCGAGACCGCCTACCTCGGCGTCTTCCAGAGGCACCGCCTGGTCGAGGTCGGCCTCTTCGACGAGGACATCAAGCGGGGCCAGGACTGGGAGCTCAACCGCCGGCTCCGCTCGACCGGCGGCACGGTGTGGTTCACGCCCCGCCTCACGGTCACGTACCGACCGCGACCCAGCCTCAAGAAGCTCGTCCGGCAGTTCGTCGCGACGGGGATCTGGCGGGGTGAGCTCGTCCGGCGCTTCCGCTTCGCCAACTCGCTGCGCTACCTCGTCCCGCCGGTCATGGTGACGGGTGTCGCCCTCGGCCTGGTCGCCGGTCTCGTCGGAGTCGTCGGGGCGGTCGCGCACAGCCCGCTCGCCTGGCTCCTGCTCGGCTTCGCGGTGCCGGCCGTGTACGTCGTCTTCGTGGTCGTCGCGACCTTCGCCTCCGGCCGCTCGGACGACGCCCGGACGCGCCTCTGGTTTCTCGTAGTCTTGCCCTGCATCCATTTCGGATGGGGAATCGGATTCGTCGTCGGGTTCTCGAAGCTCGCGGGCAACATCACCGCGCACGTCGGAAGGTAG
- a CDS encoding CDP-alcohol phosphatidyltransferase family protein, translated as MTTPSPPRPARPSSIAELRRVAQPPEVRSRANAEHWTASLYLRDVSPYLTWILLRTTISANGVTGLMILTGWATAFSLLVPGIAGPLLALVLGQAQMLVDCCDGEVARWRGTSSPAGVFLDKVGHYTTEALIPTMLGLRAAGLGAGSPLDYFWTTLGLGLAVVIVLNKALNDMVHVARANAGLDKLEDKRGGVTVPTGRLLARLRSAARFVPFHRLYHSVELTIVIFALSLVGLAIGQVTADRILLAVLLPLSVLALVGHFVAILASKRVRS; from the coding sequence ATGACGACGCCTTCACCCCCGCGGCCCGCACGGCCCTCCTCGATCGCCGAACTCCGACGCGTGGCGCAGCCGCCCGAGGTCCGCAGCCGCGCCAACGCCGAGCACTGGACGGCCTCGCTCTACCTGCGCGACGTCTCGCCGTACCTGACCTGGATCCTGCTCCGGACGACCATCTCCGCGAACGGCGTCACGGGGCTGATGATCCTCACGGGCTGGGCCACGGCCTTCTCCCTCCTCGTTCCCGGCATCGCGGGCCCCCTCCTCGCCCTCGTCCTCGGGCAGGCGCAGATGCTCGTGGACTGCTGCGACGGAGAGGTCGCTCGCTGGCGTGGCACGTCCTCTCCCGCGGGGGTCTTCCTCGACAAGGTCGGCCACTACACGACCGAGGCGCTCATCCCGACGATGCTGGGCCTCCGGGCGGCCGGTCTCGGCGCAGGCAGCCCCCTCGACTACTTCTGGACCACGCTCGGCCTCGGCCTCGCCGTCGTCATCGTGCTCAACAAGGCGCTCAACGACATGGTCCACGTGGCCAGGGCCAACGCCGGCCTCGACAAGCTGGAGGACAAGCGCGGGGGAGTCACTGTCCCGACCGGTCGTCTGCTCGCGAGGCTCCGCAGCGCCGCCCGCTTCGTGCCCTTCCACCGGCTCTACCACTCCGTCGAGCTCACGATCGTCATCTTCGCGCTCTCTCTCGTCGGGCTCGCGATCGGCCAGGTGACGGCTGACCGCATCCTGCTGGCCGTCCTCCTGCCGCTGTCGGTGCTGGCCCTGGTCGGCCACTTCGTGGCCATCCTCGCGTCCAAGCGGGTGCGCTCCTGA
- a CDS encoding ABC transporter permease: MTTTVSARPRATGLARYRQILWLLTSRDLRVRYATSKLGYVWSILDPLLMSAIYYFVFTQIFKRNVGETPYIVFLLSGVLAWQWFNGAVSDATKAFTSDAKLVRSTKIPRTIWVNRIVMSKGIEFLFSLPVLAFFAILAGATLHWQVVLFPIAILLQAVLITGLGLIIAPLVVFFRDLERAVKLILRFLFYASPIIYGTKNLPHDFRFFAAFNPLSGIFGMYRGAFFPDQISLYEVVVGAVMCFVVLAIGILVFRACERAVLKEI; encoded by the coding sequence GTGACGACAACCGTGAGCGCGCGGCCCCGGGCTACCGGGCTCGCGAGATACCGCCAGATCCTGTGGCTCCTCACGAGTCGCGACCTGCGCGTCCGCTACGCCACCTCGAAGCTCGGCTACGTCTGGTCGATCCTCGACCCGCTCCTGATGAGCGCGATCTACTACTTCGTCTTCACGCAGATCTTCAAGCGCAACGTCGGCGAGACGCCGTACATCGTCTTCCTCCTCAGCGGCGTGCTCGCCTGGCAGTGGTTCAACGGGGCGGTGTCCGACGCGACCAAGGCGTTCACGAGCGACGCCAAGCTCGTCCGGTCCACGAAGATCCCGCGCACCATCTGGGTCAACCGCATCGTGATGTCGAAGGGGATCGAATTCCTCTTCAGCCTCCCCGTGCTGGCCTTCTTCGCCATCCTCGCCGGGGCGACCCTGCACTGGCAGGTCGTCCTGTTCCCGATCGCGATCCTCCTGCAGGCCGTCCTGATCACGGGCCTCGGGTTGATCATCGCGCCGCTGGTGGTGTTCTTCCGCGATCTCGAGAGGGCCGTCAAACTCATCCTGCGCTTCCTCTTCTACGCCTCGCCGATCATCTACGGGACGAAGAACCTCCCCCACGACTTCCGCTTCTTCGCGGCGTTCAACCCCCTGAGCGGGATCTTCGGCATGTACCGCGGCGCGTTCTTCCCCGACCAGATATCCCTCTACGAGGTCGTCGTGGGCGCCGTCATGTGCTTCGTCGTCCTCGCGATCGGCATCCTCGTCTTCCGCGCCTGCGAGCGGGCCGTCCTCAAGGAGATCTGA
- a CDS encoding helix-turn-helix domain-containing protein — translation MSEPSSRANRLFGERLRDERVRLGLSQNELADLAGMNVSNYGKIERGIGNPVLHTIVRLASVLGIDPGALVAGLSGEDLPPVVETFSAADYVRERRSRRSTGIASD, via the coding sequence GTGTCAGAACCGTCGTCTCGTGCCAATCGCCTCTTCGGCGAACGACTGCGTGACGAGCGGGTGCGGCTCGGCCTGAGCCAGAACGAGCTCGCCGACCTGGCCGGGATGAACGTCTCCAACTACGGCAAGATCGAGCGCGGTATCGGGAACCCCGTGCTGCACACGATCGTCCGCCTCGCTTCGGTGCTCGGGATCGACCCGGGCGCCCTCGTCGCCGGCCTCTCGGGCGAGGACCTCCCGCCCGTCGTCGAGACCTTCTCGGCGGCCGACTACGTGCGGGAGCGTCGGAGCCGTCGCTCGACCGGCATCGCCTCCGACTGA
- a CDS encoding ABC transporter ATP-binding protein — translation MTATTAGPATTALDPVIRVSDVGIRFRRNRRAGRSFKDLFADSSRRARPDEFWALRNVSFDVKRGESIGVVGRNGQGKSTLLKLVAEVVLPDEGRVQVRDGVAPLIEITGGFVNDLTVRENVYLTAGLHGMSRAEIAASFDEIIDFAEIAAFVDTPYKHLSSGMKVRIAFAVIARLDEPIILVDEVLAVGDKSFREKCYRRIEEMLEGGRTLFFVSHNEKDLRRFCTRGLYLDRGSLVFDGPIDEALDRYEADLQARTPPTSSA, via the coding sequence ATGACCGCCACCACCGCGGGGCCCGCGACGACCGCCCTCGACCCCGTCATCCGCGTCTCCGACGTCGGCATCCGCTTCCGCCGCAACCGCCGCGCCGGTCGCTCCTTCAAAGACCTCTTCGCCGACAGCAGCCGTCGCGCGCGGCCCGACGAGTTCTGGGCCCTCCGCAACGTCTCCTTCGACGTGAAGCGCGGCGAGTCGATCGGGGTCGTCGGGCGGAATGGACAGGGCAAGTCGACCCTCCTGAAGCTCGTCGCCGAGGTCGTGCTGCCCGACGAGGGCCGCGTCCAGGTCCGCGACGGCGTGGCGCCGCTCATCGAGATCACCGGCGGTTTCGTGAACGACCTCACGGTCCGCGAGAACGTCTACCTCACGGCCGGGCTCCACGGCATGAGCCGGGCCGAGATCGCCGCGAGCTTCGACGAGATCATCGACTTCGCCGAGATCGCCGCCTTCGTCGACACCCCCTACAAGCACCTCTCCAGCGGGATGAAGGTGCGCATCGCGTTCGCCGTCATCGCCCGGCTCGACGAGCCGATCATCCTGGTCGACGAGGTCCTCGCGGTCGGCGACAAATCCTTCCGCGAGAAGTGCTACCGCCGCATCGAGGAGATGCTCGAGGGGGGCCGCACCCTCTTCTTCGTCTCCCACAACGAGAAGGACCTCCGGCGCTTCTGCACGCGCGGCCTCTACCTCGACCGCGGGAGCCTCGTGTTCGACGGCCCCATCGACGAGGCCCTCGACCGCTACGAGGCCGACCTGCAGGCGAGGACTCCTCCCACCTCGTCGGCGTAG